The genomic segment gtgagtCGTTTTACACAAACTCGATGTgatattttactgttgctgcACTGATGACATTGTATTGTACTGGGTATATGTGTACACTAAGAGAATATAGAAACATTGAGCTAAACAGGAAAACATCGATCTGACTGTTTGGTGTTCTGTGTCACTCATCAGCTGTAAGACCTGAGAAAGCTGCATGGACATTGTCCTCAGTCAATCATTAACACTGATGATTACCACCAGCCTTGAACTAACAGAGCACTGCTTTAAGTAATACTCAGGTggaggaagtactcagatctttaatactacactgcaaaaatactCCATTAATAGTAAAGGTCCTGCACTGAAGATgttacttactttttttttttttttacgttttaCTTAATtgcagaaaaaatattattttaataaaacttaatctaaaaattattaaaagactttttttttaaaaaaaagaaaatttctGACAGGCTGTTAAATACAATTTCAATTTCTGTCTACGTAAAAATATGCTGTAAGATAGTTTGATTCaaaacaatgcatttttttgttACTAATAActaaaatatttctctctgaaatgtagtagaagtataaagtagcatgaaaAAATACGCACGTGCCTCAACCTCTACTTCGGTGCAGcgcaagagggaaaaaaaaggtatttTGGAAGGTAACAGCGCCCCCCACTGGGCCGAACCAGTAACCAACTGATCCTAAGGcgaagagaaacaggaagtggtccAAATCTTATTCGGTACTTTCTCCACTTGTATCCAAAGTCACTCAGGTGGAAGATAAATCCACATCGTCtctgtgttctgctgtgttttactCCAACCTGTGGTTTGTTGCAGCAGCGCTGTTGTTTCTGCTCCGTCTGTCCTCAGTCACCGACCGCGGGGCGAGGATCAGGATCTGACCGCAGGGCGTGATGCAAGTTGAACTTTGCTAATAATTACTTGCCAGAAAGCGTCCAAAGGTTCTGCAGCGCTGTCACCAAACCTCCCTGCTGAAACACCGTTTGCGAGGTGAGAGCCTGTGGATAGAGCTTTGTCTGTAAATGCCTcagattttagtgtttttttctttttcttttggtaAATCATTGCATTCCTTgttgttttcagatgtcttcTGCGTGGCAAAGTGTCCTGTCTGTGCACCAGAGAATAGTGGACAATGGAGGTTTGATGAAGATGATTTTTTGTCCTACTTATGCAGttcattttgctttatttttctccGTAAACCCATATCTGTTCTTGCACTTGTAGGGGAGATTCCCAGTCTCAAGCtcaagcctgtgtgtgtgtgtgtgttgagtgtgggGGAGTTGGGAGCTGCAGATGTGCTCCTCAGCTTCACAATAACTGCTCTGTGGCCCGTCACATGGTTTGCCACCACTAtgccactttttaaaattacattatcATGTTACAGTCATCTTTGCAGTGGATGTATGTGAGTGGGAGGAACACAGGCTCAAACTCAGGAAGAGCCCTTTTAttgtcagaggaaaaaaaaagtcttttcatGCACCCAGCTGcgtatttttacttttttcccagctgtgtcaaactgaatttggtttacatttacaaaattgCAGATATAACAGATCATCTGAGCTGAACTGCAACAAGACAAACTGTAAGAATCCAGAAGGCAGAAATTAATATTGTCCTTTATCAGTGGTGACACTTTAAGGCAATTCGTAGCAAAGCTACGgatgtgacatttatttattaatatgtgAACAGACAAAGAGATCTGTCATGTTTCCAGATAAGAGGACGGACCCGTGGCTGCTGGTCTACTCCCCCATCCCGGTGTCACTCATCTTCCTGGTCTACCTCTGTGTGGTCTGGGCTGGCCCTCGTCTGATGAAAAACAGGGAACCCGTTGACCTCAAAGTCGTTCTCATTGTTTACAACTTCGCCATGGTCGGCCTGTCTGCCTACATGTTCCATGAGGTGCTGCTTGaatgaaaatattctgttttacGTGACACGTGGTTATATTGGAGGTATTTCatgatgttattgttttattatttctagtTCCTGGTCTCCTCATGGCTCTCAAACTACAGCTACCTCTGTCAGCCTGTAGATTACAGCACCAGCCCGCTGGCAATGAGAGTAAGTGTGTAAGATATTAGGTCTGCCACAAGCTACATTTGGATCATTATCCACAGTAAAATCACttttaaagataaaacacacacctacctTTTCTGAATTAATGAAAACGTGTTAAACTCACCTTTCCTCCATTGTTTCATCCCTGCAGATGGCCAGAGTCTGCTGGTGGTTCTTCTTCTCCAAGGTCATAGAGCTCAGTGACACGGTAAAAATGTCTTAGAtcattttcagtctctgtgaAATTCAGTCGAAGGAACAAGAGCACGAGACGTAACTCTAAccctctcctctgttcctctctctgtgtgagcaGCTCTTCTTCATCCTGAGGAAGAAGAACAGTCAGCTGACTTTCCTCCACGTCTACCACCATGGCACCATGATCTTCAACTGGTGGGCAGGGGTCAAGTACGTGGCCGGGGGACAGTGTAAGTCAGCCGCTGTAGTGAATTAATGTGATGACCCTGATGTGTTTAAAGTCAGGTGATCTTTTtttgacaatgaaaaacaaactagaATAACACCATAATTTATGTTGGTGTTAATTTACCTTTAAACATGACTAGATGTTTAAAGGTAAATTCCCCCCAGACAAAATGAGGTTGATAAATTTATGTCTGTTATGTatactgacaaaaaacacaaacatttaagtgcagaagagaaaatatttattattctaACTTTCCATAAAATCATAtgctctcctccttcatctcagTAGACAACTGCTCGTTATTTTAGTTTGCAAATAATTTTGTTTATGACAATGTGTATAACGTGAGTGAAATGCTCTAAAACTGGactttattatttgtattttgttctttcttcttctactcTACAACATTTTAGatatgtttaaatatgtttttaaatatgatgCATTGCTATAGATTAAAGTACACAATAGTAGATGAGGTAGTTCAAATTATCTCCACCACAACAGCTTTTTTGTACAGAAATGCCTGAGTAATAACATTACAGTATGATTCATTGTGACTCTGAATGATGTTGATTTGCAGGAgtacttttaattttatattttatgtacattttgctGAGGACTTTTACACATAGTGGAGATTTTTTCTGCtattaatagtaataattattactatGTTTATGTGAGAAAGACGTCTcaatactttttccaccacagaCATTTGTAGCACTTTTGATAATGGACTCTTCACTGTCAATAATTTAAAACTATTGTTTCTCTAATATGCATTTAATGACTTAAAGCTTGGGGTTGGGTTAGGGTTGATACTTTTTAACgatgtctttgtttgtgtcacaTCCTGCAGCGTTCTTCATCGGCCTCGTCAACACCTTCGTTCACATCGTGATGTACTCTTACTACGGCCTGGCAGCGATCGGCCCTCACATGCAGAAGTACCTGTGGTGGAAAAGATACCTCACGTCTCTGCAGCTGGTGAGTTGCTCCCGCTCAGTGCGACGGGAATCAGACGTGTACACACGGCGCGTTTTAACTCAGACTGATCTGAACTCTGTTGTCTGCCTCTCCAGCTGCAGTTTTTCATGTTCCTCCTGCACACGGGCTACAACCTGTTCACAGAGTGTGACTTCCCCGATGCCATGAATGTGGTGGTGTTTGGTTACTGTGTCACCCTCATCATCCTCTTTAGTAACTTCTACTATCAGAGCTACCTCACcaagaagaagcagaaataaGACGCAGCGGTGAGGCGTTACACACAATCCAACGTAATGAGGCTTTAATGAAAAGAGCTGAAGCCAGTGCGACAAAGTATTTTACACAGGGAATGAAgttttctgtggctgcagtACTCACCAGCATCCACTAGAGGGCACAACATGCCCACATTATGAAGGTTTTTTCCCATGGTGCTCACCAACTGTCTATTACGCTCTACAGTCACAACAAGCTATTGATTGATCattcaattatttatttcttaaattgAGAAAGGacaaacattcaaatgattgttgtaaacaaactgtacattttatacataCAATAATAAAGTAGGTTGGTTTCTCTGCGTAATCGCAGAATTAATGCGCTCAGACCCTCCTCAGGAAATAAAtccaaaagcaaaaacaacacttaacaacaaaatgcaggaatgcaaacttttttttccactgctaaaacaacacagcaaaatgATATATTCTTCTCTACACTCCAGTCTATAATAGATTGAAAGATGTAGattagagaaacaaaaacatcagaggagggagagaacattttatttaaagtctATTCAGGAGTTTTGTAGTGTCTGAAGTTTATATATTAAAGCTGAAAAAACTGCATGTGTAAGCTCTGTCTGATTGTACTGAAAGTGTGCAAATCTTAGCACCGATGTAACCAAGTGAAATTCTCTGTACATGATGAGTTCTTGGCCAGTAAATGTGGTTCTGAATCTAATAACAAAAGCTTATGTTGCTTATGTTGGATATCGATTGGaagatgttttaaaaacttGACTAATAAGAAAAGGAGACTTCCAAGTAATTTCTTTGACTTGTgtcatttcttcatttaaatttaGTAAAAATTGCAACAGTTGCAAACAGAACAAATCACAGGACGAATCTGAAAGGTCTCAGGATAATTACAGGAGCCTTCCAGTGATTTAGCATTGTACTTTCATTACATTAGGGGACTTgcaagagacagattaaaaaaaaaaaaaacagagtggaCAAAACTGATCCAGCACAGGtcaagatatcctgactttagTCTCTGATCCTACAATTCTCACACTGCAGTGTCTTTGTGAATATCAACCCTGCAGAGTGAATGTCCACATATTTAAAAGCTGCTttcacagccacagaaaacatttcacatgtgTTTTACAGGCTGCGTGGTGCTCCTGTA from the Lates calcarifer isolate ASB-BC8 linkage group LG17, TLL_Latcal_v3, whole genome shotgun sequence genome contains:
- the elovl8b gene encoding ELOVL fatty acid elongase 8b is translated as MSSAWQSVLSVHQRIVDNGDKRTDPWLLVYSPIPVSLIFLVYLCVVWAGPRLMKNREPVDLKVVLIVYNFAMVGLSAYMFHEFLVSSWLSNYSYLCQPVDYSTSPLAMRMARVCWWFFFSKVIELSDTLFFILRKKNSQLTFLHVYHHGTMIFNWWAGVKYVAGGQSFFIGLVNTFVHIVMYSYYGLAAIGPHMQKYLWWKRYLTSLQLLQFFMFLLHTGYNLFTECDFPDAMNVVVFGYCVTLIILFSNFYYQSYLTKKKQK